In Triticum aestivum cultivar Chinese Spring chromosome 5B, IWGSC CS RefSeq v2.1, whole genome shotgun sequence, the following proteins share a genomic window:
- the LOC123117909 gene encoding uncharacterized protein produces the protein MPIIAPVANNGGSRRSLSWFVGGGAPISAAPWSSGVGEEPTPVVRPRRAVTGHHYLRRLRTWVPRILHPHLWSAYAPASTTTAAQPPWCAGAAAYGSGDPGLDGQEGSNSGQNCDAGSMGDEIVSKSKEPAPDTDTTSCEEASSSTAVKPTRLLAVNGGLVLESSLRPVTGRNSHILKQQKINLLNIEAALPEEAFRASKSQQMRRRSWRSFVKRAESISEMVLATSMLERAIKSEFLKNDCMYWSSFTVAIKTSTLSSLALRIYTLRDCIMYTKEPNIVLATKVVNMGRTRKEPEPSVS, from the exons ATGCCCATAATTGCACCCGTCGCAAATAATGGTGGCTCTCGTCGCTCTCTAAGCTGGTTCGTCGGTGGAGGTGCCCCCATCAGCGCAGCACCCTGGAGTAGTGGGGTGGGGGAAGAACCCACGCCCGTCGTGCGGCCTCGCCGTGCTGTCACGGGCCACCATTATTTGCGACGCCTGCGAACGTGGGTTCCCCGAATCCTGCATCCACATCTTTGGTCCGCTTATGCGCCAGCCTCCACCACCACCGCTGCCCAGCCGCCCTGGTGTGCGGGTGCGGCGGCCTACGGTAGCGGTGACCCAGGACTGGATGGGCAAGAGGGGTCAAATTCTGGTCAAAATTGTGATGCAGGTAGTATGGGTGATGAAATTGTGTCAAAATCAAAGGAGCCAGCCCCTGATACTGATACTACTTCCTGTGAGGAAGCATCATCTTCAACAGCAGTCAAACCAACAAGATTGCTGGCTGTTAACGGTGGCTTGGTTCTGGAGTCATCACTGAGGCCGGTTACAGGAAGAAACTCTCATATCCTGAAGCAACAAAAGATAAATTTGCTTAATATAGAAGCAGCGTTGCCTGAGGAAGCTTTCAGAGCCTCAAAGTCTCAACAAATGAGAAGGCGTTCATGGCGTTCTTTTGTGAAGCGTGCAGAATCAATCTCCGAG ATGGTACTGGCGACCAGCATGTTGGAGAGAGCGATAAAATCCGAATTCTTGAAGAATGATTGTATGTACTGGTCCTCCTTCACAGTAGCTATCAAGACCTCAACTCTATCCTCGCTCGCTCTCAGGATATACACTCTCCGCGACTGTATCATGTACACCAAGGAGCCTAACATCGTGCTGGCGACAAAGGTTGTAAACATGGGGAGGACAAGGAAAGAACCAGAACCATCGGTGTCATAA